The Zingiber officinale cultivar Zhangliang chromosome 10A, Zo_v1.1, whole genome shotgun sequence genome contains a region encoding:
- the LOC122028139 gene encoding RUN and SH3 domain-containing protein 1-like isoform X2, translated as MGNVETVRTSSSRREVGSGNRLNSIGCMSGIFHFLSRQHNRSRRRIASVKRKENPGAPPPRRPTTPPPPEAAVEGAKKMRHSSESPRSPAIPQEIRRRKPAPASPDSPRTPPALVARLMGLNEPPPPPPAVAADKRRELLRALEKCDEDLQALTRIIEAIRSAETQADAVVSTPGKTAERLLEIETSAGDAKSECNGEQPSPVSVLDAISSPRYRSRSRSQRSQEDDEGSPADESRIVKPSRMAVFHAGKSINAISSTEDVDNHKKAQEATRRRNIMEPMPSGQATAEDFGGRPSWWRAGRRCASRAMEESVDEVWEEGAEKEKWELGRVRACLESHLLGELVEELVVDLLGLCCKLSSSPNCRKRLRF; from the exons ATGGGAAACGTGGAAACGGTGCGAACGTCTTCATCTCGCCGTGAGGTTGGATCGGGAAACCGCCTGAACAGCATCGGTTGCATGTCCGGCATCTTCCATTTCCTCTCCCGTCAACACAACCGATCTCGCAGACGCATCGCCTCCG TTAAAAGGAAGGAGAACCCCGGCGCTCCGCCTCCGAGGAGACCGACGACGCCTCCGCCGCCGGAGGCCGCGGTCGAAGGCGCCAAGAAAATGCGGCACTCCAGCGAGTCGCCGAGGAGTCCGGCGATCCCGCAGGAGATCAGGAGAAGAAAGCCGGCGCCCGCGTCGCCGGACAGCCCCCGTACCCCTCCGGCGCTGGTGGCGCGGCTAATGGGTCTCAAcgagccgccgccgccgccgccggcggTGGCCGCGGACAAGCGGAGGGAGTTGCTGCGGGCGCTGGAGAAGTGCGACGAGGACCTCCAGGCGCTGACGCGGATCATCGAGGCGATCCGATCGGCGGAGACCCAGGCGGACGCGGTCGTCTCCACTCCCGGGAAGACGGCGGAGCGGCTGCTGGAGATCGAGACAAGCGCCGGGGACGCGAAGAGCGAGTGTAACGGGGAGCAGCCGAGCCCCGTGTCGGTGCTTGACGCGATATCGTCGCCTCGGTATCGGTCCCGGTCGCGGTCGCAACGTTCCCAAGAGG ATGACGAAGGAAGCCCGGCCGACGAATCTCGGATCGTGAAGCCCTCCCGCATGGCCGTTTTTCATGCGGGTAAGTCTATTAATGCGATCAGTAGTACAGAAGATGTCGACAATCATAAGAAGGCGCAGGAGGCCACACGACGCCGGAACATAATGGAGCCAATGCCGAGCGGTCAGGCCACGGCGGAGGACTTTGGCGGTCGGCCGTCGTGGTGGCGAGCGGGGAGGAGGTGTGCTAGCCGGGCTATGGAGGAGAGCGTGGATGAGGTGTGGGAGGAGGGGGCGGAGAAAGAGAAGTGGGAGCTGGGTCGGGTGAGGGCTTGTTTGGAGTCTCACTTGCTGGGGGAGTTGGTGGAGGAGCTCGTAGTGGACCTCCTCGGCTTGTGTTGTAAGCTGTCGTCGTCGCCTAATTGCCGGAAGAGGCTTCGCTTCTAG
- the LOC122028139 gene encoding RUN and SH3 domain-containing protein 1-like isoform X1, which translates to MGNVETVRTSSSRREVGSGNRLNSIGCMSGIFHFLSRQHNRSRRRIASGSNPIKRKENPGAPPPRRPTTPPPPEAAVEGAKKMRHSSESPRSPAIPQEIRRRKPAPASPDSPRTPPALVARLMGLNEPPPPPPAVAADKRRELLRALEKCDEDLQALTRIIEAIRSAETQADAVVSTPGKTAERLLEIETSAGDAKSECNGEQPSPVSVLDAISSPRYRSRSRSQRSQEDDEGSPADESRIVKPSRMAVFHAGKSINAISSTEDVDNHKKAQEATRRRNIMEPMPSGQATAEDFGGRPSWWRAGRRCASRAMEESVDEVWEEGAEKEKWELGRVRACLESHLLGELVEELVVDLLGLCCKLSSSPNCRKRLRF; encoded by the exons ATGGGAAACGTGGAAACGGTGCGAACGTCTTCATCTCGCCGTGAGGTTGGATCGGGAAACCGCCTGAACAGCATCGGTTGCATGTCCGGCATCTTCCATTTCCTCTCCCGTCAACACAACCGATCTCGCAGACGCATCGCCTCCGGTAGCAACCCTA TTAAAAGGAAGGAGAACCCCGGCGCTCCGCCTCCGAGGAGACCGACGACGCCTCCGCCGCCGGAGGCCGCGGTCGAAGGCGCCAAGAAAATGCGGCACTCCAGCGAGTCGCCGAGGAGTCCGGCGATCCCGCAGGAGATCAGGAGAAGAAAGCCGGCGCCCGCGTCGCCGGACAGCCCCCGTACCCCTCCGGCGCTGGTGGCGCGGCTAATGGGTCTCAAcgagccgccgccgccgccgccggcggTGGCCGCGGACAAGCGGAGGGAGTTGCTGCGGGCGCTGGAGAAGTGCGACGAGGACCTCCAGGCGCTGACGCGGATCATCGAGGCGATCCGATCGGCGGAGACCCAGGCGGACGCGGTCGTCTCCACTCCCGGGAAGACGGCGGAGCGGCTGCTGGAGATCGAGACAAGCGCCGGGGACGCGAAGAGCGAGTGTAACGGGGAGCAGCCGAGCCCCGTGTCGGTGCTTGACGCGATATCGTCGCCTCGGTATCGGTCCCGGTCGCGGTCGCAACGTTCCCAAGAGG ATGACGAAGGAAGCCCGGCCGACGAATCTCGGATCGTGAAGCCCTCCCGCATGGCCGTTTTTCATGCGGGTAAGTCTATTAATGCGATCAGTAGTACAGAAGATGTCGACAATCATAAGAAGGCGCAGGAGGCCACACGACGCCGGAACATAATGGAGCCAATGCCGAGCGGTCAGGCCACGGCGGAGGACTTTGGCGGTCGGCCGTCGTGGTGGCGAGCGGGGAGGAGGTGTGCTAGCCGGGCTATGGAGGAGAGCGTGGATGAGGTGTGGGAGGAGGGGGCGGAGAAAGAGAAGTGGGAGCTGGGTCGGGTGAGGGCTTGTTTGGAGTCTCACTTGCTGGGGGAGTTGGTGGAGGAGCTCGTAGTGGACCTCCTCGGCTTGTGTTGTAAGCTGTCGTCGTCGCCTAATTGCCGGAAGAGGCTTCGCTTCTAG
- the LOC122026943 gene encoding cysteine proteinase inhibitor 12-like, giving the protein MVGDVIVSDGAQNSAEIEELARFAVEEHNKKENRLLEFTRVVKAKEQVVAGTLHHLTLEAIDAGKKKLYEAKIWVKPWLHFKELQEFEHVGDSPSLTTADLGAKRDELGPGWRTVPVNDPLVRDATDHALKTIQQMSNSLFPYELLEVLHAKAEVIEETAKLDMLLKVKNGSKEVKFKVEVHRNLEGNFLLNQMQQEN; this is encoded by the exons ATGGTTGGAGATGTGATAGTATCGGATGGGGCGCAGAACAGTGCCGAGATCGAGGAGCTCGCTCGCTTCGCTGTCGAGGAGCACAACAAAAAAGAG AATAGACTTCTGGAATTTACTCGAGTAGTGAAGGCAAAAGAGCAAGTTGTGGCAGGAACACTTCATCACTTGACCTTGGAGGCAATCGATGCAGGGAAGAAGAAGCTGTATGAAGCTAAGATATGGGTCAAGCCATGGCTCCACTTTAAAGAGCTTCAAGAGTTTGAGCATGTGGGAGACTCTCCCTCTCTTACCACTGCTGACCTCGGTGCTAAACGAG ATGAGCTTGGTCCTGGTTGGCGCACTGTTCCTGTAAATGATCCTCTGGTTAGAGATGCAACAGACCATGCTTTGAAGACCATCCAACAAATGTCCAATTCCCTGTTTCCTTACGAGCTACTGGAGGTCCTCCATGCAAAGGCAGAG gTGATTGAAGAAACTGCAAAGCTTGACATGCTCCTTAAAGTTAAGAATGGAAGCAAGGAGGTGAAATTTAAGGTCGAGGTCCACAGGAATCTGGAAGGTAACTTTCTTTTGAATCAGATGCAACAGGAGAATTAG
- the LOC122026278 gene encoding LRR receptor-like serine/threonine-protein kinase ERECTA — MEVIGCCCLRDCRFFMIAVVSVMVMVSLSGVTAILDPIDFLALQAIRKSLDDMPGSEFFSAWDFTGDPCDFPGVFCVRDHVVALALGDPRAGAPGLNGRLDPALGRLSALAELSLVPGRVTGPIPDALSSCSELRFLVLSNNLLSGPVPTSLAGLPHLRTLDLGYNQLTGSIPASIASSPKLSNLILCHNQLSGSLPPFPTSSPLLHLNLKHNQLSGPVPPLPPSLQYLSLGSNALNGRVDTVLRRLIRLNFLDLSSNFLYGSIPGVVFGFPLAALHLQRNAFSGPVEPSQDDVVIPVVDLSYNRLWGAVPPQLASVSRLYLNNNRFTGDVPNRLVQGLNNGMQLLYLQHNFLTGIEIGTATAALPAGTALCLHYNCMVPPIDTPCPLKAGSQRMRPLDQCPDLRV, encoded by the coding sequence ATGGAGGTTATTGGGTGTTGTTGCTTGCGGGATTGCCGATTCTTTATGATTGCGGTGGTGTCGGTGATGGTGATGGTGTCGTTGAGTGGCGTGACCGCGATTCTGGACCCGATTGATTTTTTAGCCCTGCAGGCCATCCGTAAGAGCCTCGATGACATGCCCGGCTCTGAATTCTTCTCCGCCTGGGACTTCACCGGCGATCCCTGCGACTTTCCTGGCGTGTTCTGCGTCCGGGATCATGTGGTAGCTCTTGCGCTCGGCGACCCGCGCGCCGGTGCGCCGGGACTCAATGGGCGACTCGATCCTGCGCTCGGACGACTCTCTGCGCTTGCCGAGCTCTCCCTCGTCCCTGGCCGCGTTACTGGTCCCATTCCTGACGCCCTTTCCAGCTGCTCCGAGCTCCGCTTCCTTGTTCTTAGCAACAACCTCCTCTCCGGTCCCGTTCCCACAAGCCTCGCCGGTCTCCCCCACCTTCGCACCCTCGATCTCGGCTACAACCAGCTCACCGGCTCGATCCCGGCGTCTATCGCCTCCTCTCCGAAGCTCTCCAATCTCATCCTTTGCCACAACCAACTTTCCGGTTCCCTCCCTCCCTTCCCGACCTCCTCCCCGCTCCTACACCTCAACCTCAAGCATAACCAGCTATCCGGCCCCGTGCCGCCGCTTCCTCCTTCCCTCCAATACCTCTCCCTCGGTTCCAACGCCCTCAACGGCAGAGTCGACACCGTGCTTCGGCGCCTCATCCGTCTCAATTTCCTTGACCTCAGCTCAAATTTCCTCTACGGATCGATTCCCGGGGTCGTGTTCGGCTTCCCTCTCGCGGCGCTCCACCTGCAGCGTAACGCCTTCTCCGGTCCAGTGGAGCCCTCGCAAGATGACGTCGTCATCCCGGTGGTGGACCTGAGCTACAACCGGCTCTGGGGGGCCGTACCGCCGCAGCTGGCCTCGGTGAGCCGCCTATATCTCAACAACAACAGGTTCACCGGGGACGTACCCAACCGCCTGGTCCAGGGGCTCAACAATGGCATGCAACTGCTCTACCTGCAGCATAACTTCTTGACAGGGATCGAGATCGGTACGGCGACCGCTGCCCTCCCAGCCGGGACCGCGCTCTGCCTGCATTACAATTGCATGGTGCCACCCATCGACACGCCCTGCCCGCTCAAGGCAGGGTCGCAGAGGATGCGTCCCCTCGACCAGTGCCCCGATCTGCGAGTCTAA
- the LOC122026524 gene encoding uncharacterized protein LOC122026524 codes for MGTKVLRPQDCLLRHPRPFCRTRNPSSKRLVSRRGECLQGSKARKREITAAGVVSECVPGRLVRDVATREVRVKMALTLPQDVYAGSACSLSPSPQALPLPRFSMRTEESAAAAASVDPFATRDLRRLLRLE; via the coding sequence ATGGGAACCAAGGTACTGCGGCCCCAGGACTGCCTCCTCCGCCACCCCAGGCCCTTCTGCCGGACCAGAAACCCTTCCTCCAAGCGCCTCGTCTCCAGACGAGGTGAGTGTCTGCAGGGATCCAAGGCAAGGAAGCGCGAGATCACGGCTGCCGGCGTCGTATCGGAGTGCGTCCCGGGGCGGTTGGTGCGGGATGTGGCCACGAGAGAGGTACGGGTGAAAATGGCATTGACGCTGCCTCAGGACGTGTACGCGGGGTCGGCATGCTCGCTGTCGCCGTCGCCGCAGGCGTTGCCGCTGCCGAGATTCTCGATGAGGACAGAGGAATCGGCGGCGGCGGCCGCATCGGTGGATCCCTTCGCCACCAGAGACTTGAGGCGGTTGCTTCGGCTCGAATGA
- the LOC122026226 gene encoding protein DMP2-like, translating to MANELSSRSDATITERTFKGVGDLIKLLPSGTVFLFQFLSPLLTNVGHCTTVNRWLSGVLLVACAFNCSFACFTDSFLDPADGKLYYGIVTARGIWLFSDPGAAARYDLSKYKLRLGDFAHAVLSLLVFAAVALLDNNTVTCFYPALLVQEKMLVIALPPVIGAVAGVIFMLFPQNRHGIGYPPSTGTATAEKSIE from the coding sequence ATGGCCAACGAGCTCTCTTCCAGAAGTGATGCGACCATCACTGAACGCACCTTCAAGGGGGTCGGCGACCTCATCAAGCTCCTCCCCAGCGGCACTGTCTTCCTCTTCCAGTTCCTCAGCCCGCTCCTCACCAACGTCGGCCACTGCACCACCGTAAACAGGTGGCTCTCAGGCGTGCTCCTCGTTGCCTGCGCCTTCAACTGCTCCTTCGCCTGCTTCACTGACAGCTTTCTCGACCCCGCCGACGGCAAGCTGTACTACGGCATTGTGACGGCGCGCGGGATCTGGCTCTTCTCCGACCCCGGCGCCGCGGCGAGGTATGACCTCTCTAAGTACAAGCTCCGGCTGGGTGACTTCGCCCATGCCGTCCTCTCGCTGCTCGTGTTCGCGGCGGTCGCACTGCTGGATAACAACACGGTCACGTGCTTCTACCCTGCTCTACTTGTCCAGGAGAAGATGCTGGTGATTGCGCTGCCGCCGGTGATCGGCGCAGTCGCCGGAGTCATCTTCATGCTGTTTCCTCAAAATAGGCATGGAATCGGGTATCCACCGTCGACGGGCACTGCTACTGCAGAAAAAAGTATTGAATGA
- the LOC122027385 gene encoding RNA-binding protein Y14A-like, which produces MAAVVGEVDVVDFEPDEDDLMDEDVGAAEADPSPAPKLRSTVAGSGSSGLEPRKTKGRGFREEAGPNRGIRLSARDFDSLDSDGGPGPQRSIEGWIVLVTGIHEEAQEDDLHNAFREFGQVKNLHLNLDRRTGFVKGYALIEYENFDEAQAAITTLNGTELLTQTIFVDWAFSKGPMKRRNTRRRSPRAHRSRSPPRRRY; this is translated from the exons ATGGCGGCTGTCGTCGGGGAGGTGGACGTGGTGGATTTCGAGCCCGACGAAGATGATCTCATGGACGAGGACGTTGGTGCTGCTGAGGCCGACCCCTCCCCTGCACCCAAGCTCCGATCCACGGTCGCCGGGAGCGGCTCCTCTGGATTAGAACCCAGGAAAACCAAAGGTCGCGGTTTCCGCGAGGAAGCAGGTCCCAATCGCGGCATCCGTCTCTCCGCCAGGGATTTTGATTCCCTTGACTCCGATGGAGGCCCCGGGCCGCAGCGGT CTATTGAGGGATGGATTGTGCTGGTAACTGGAATTCATGAAGAAGCACAGGAAGATGATCTGCACAATGCCTTTCGTGAATTTGGCCAAGTAAAAAATTTGCATTTAAATCTTGATCGTCGCACTGGTTTTGTTAAG GGTTACGCTTTGATTGAAtatgagaactttgatgaagccCAAGCTGCAATTACAACACTGAATGGAACTGAGCTCCTTACACAAACAATTTTTGTCGATTGGGCCTTCAGCAAAGGTCCTATGAAGCGTAGAAACACAAGGAGAAG ATCCCCACGAGCTCATCGTTCAAGGAGTCCTCCGAGGAGGAGATACTAA
- the LOC122026525 gene encoding zinc finger MYM-type protein 1-like, translating to MAIILRFVDAHGFLREHFFQIVHVHDTTAATLKKEICDVLTRYNLEIHNIRGQEYDGASNMCGAFNGLQALFLKDCPYAYYVNCFSHRLQLALVAAAENEISIWLFFLNSTTIVNLVTSSSKRNVELQSAQVNEIARSVVAGECETGRGANQIGTLHRVGTTRWSSHFDSICDLINKYNATINVLENIITDGSSTSMRGEAGGSLIVMKYFDFIFILYLMHKIMAITDLLCRALQQKSLDIVNAMDLVSTTKALPLTLRNDGFDILLSYVKSFCTRLDIDIPDMSAHYKHSSRSCQQKDAITVEHHFNYDIFNATIDFQLEELNSRFSDETVELLMLSSALDPKDNFNRFNIDKICNLAEKYYPEDFTEQEIHNLRCQLQHYELDVVCHENFQKYPLSQNCVQERAFSAMKHVKIVLRNRMGEDFLTDSMIIYIEREFASSIDSDSIIDEYYTLKNRRAQLR from the exons ATGGCTATAATTTTGAGATTTGTTGATGCTCATGGTTTTTTACGAGAGCATTTTTTCCAAATTGTGCATGTTCATGACACCACAGCTGCAACACTTAAGAAAGAAATATGTGATGTCCTCACCAGATATAATCTAGAAATACACAATATTCGGGGTCAAGAGTATGATGGTGCTAGCAACATGTGTGGTGCTTTTAATGGATTGCAAGCTTTATTTCTTAAAGATTGCCCCTATGCATATTATGTAAATTGTTTTTCCCATCGACTCCAACTAGCGTTAGTTGCAGCTGCTGAAAATGAGATCTCTATATGGCTTTTCTTTTTAAATTCGACGACTATTGTTAATCTTGTTACATCTTCGTCCAAACGCAATGTCGAGTTACAATCTGCTCAAGTTAATGAAATTGCACGTTCTGTTGTTGCTGGTGAATGCGAGACTGGACGAGGAGCTAATCAGATTGGTACTTTGCATCGAGTAGGAACTACTCGTTGGAGCTCCCATTTTGATTCTATTTGCGACTTAATAAATAAGTATAATGCAACTATTAATGTGCTTGAAAATATTATCACTGATGGTTCCTCTACTTCGATGCGTGGAGAAGCTGGTGGTTCCTTAATAGTGATGaaatattttgattttatttttattttgtatttgatGCATAAAATTATGGCGATCACAGATTTACTTTGTCGTGCCTTGCAACAAAAATCTCTTGATATCGTAAATGCAATGGATTTGGTCTCTACAACTAAAGCACTTCCTCTAACATTGAGAAATGATGgttttgatattcttctttcatATGTCAAATCATTTTGTACAAGATTGGATATTGATATACCAGATATGAGTGCTCATTATAAGCATTCTAGTCGTTCATGCCAGCAAAAGGATGCCATCACAGTTGAGCATCACtttaattatgatatatttaatgCTACAATAGATTTTCAATTGGAAGAGTTAAACTCTAGATTCAGTGACGAGACAGTAGAACTTCTTATGCTTAGCTCTGCTTTGGAtccaaaagataattttaatcgGTTCAACATTGATAAGATTTGTAATCTCGCTGAGAAGTATTATCCTGAGGACTTCACTGAACAGGAAATCCATAATTTGAGATGTCAGCTACAACATTATGAGCTCGATGTGGTTTGtcatgaaaattttcaaaaatatccacTATCTCAGAATTGTGTCCAGG AGCGTGCATTTTCAGCTATGAAGCATGTTAAAATAGTTCTTCGTAATAGAATGGGAGAGGATTTTCTAACAGATTCTATGATTATCTACATTGAAAGAGAGTTTGCTTCAAGTATTGATTCAGATTCTATCATTGATGAATATTATACTTTGAAGAATCGTAGAGCACAACTTCGATAA